In Bicyclus anynana chromosome 1, ilBicAnyn1.1, whole genome shotgun sequence, a single window of DNA contains:
- the LOC112050276 gene encoding PAS domain-containing serine/threonine-protein kinase, translating to MEIAKYSNLLRDAVSNAGDCTPQKPRLGRFLDTYSPEHLNLTPKPKDKFALNKLTNDNFITLTPEPYTSTNDKCRTVKAKYLQNAWRNRSFEGNQSFPRLKNKVRPLRMDLETPSKVKPPVDLVRVDGPNGLRFNTTLAAGDVSGAPTQSQTDRLQQSINPSKAVFTIEPNTSKILIVNSKACSLLGYSSGELCDLRFSDLLRKRSCKTFSLHEAEDGDISEDGTIILLSGKVVELLSKNGGSVQVSLWIRQLDNDGPCLVVAEPVTCKNVVLAIDADSGIIVSCDGDDAALLFQAEAADKLIGLPVASLIPSLQLPSYEAPIPKNVSKQKATGRTLDGGSFPLCLWISKQNNLESATWSSVKTNKDKPIFIVNVRVTYNVSGLLVVDESGLITACNQHFAMLTFGKAQSEVIGHHIDDVIQNFCRECDLVTVDRNRNTTLSPVNNDNDDSASDTDEDSCGAFNGSQKSACMSLNVQQSLLSTTREKSSSALCLDKSYSLVTHTPTPTQDMVSSLSTTEQRNDMSALPDVTSGMSGISIDEENYCQSSISKSRSENILRSEQSNSIKQTPSKQIEKSDSIYYTSQHSQEVTPTGSSSKVRVNDPSLRLSFDAAKYKSIKVNLQGKEDKSSISLDFCDSNETSADFLTPINELPPSGCEIEDLPKTNGNDESIDSLSNDIDLETQTESAPRKIYDDEPPDTPFVNKRLVRAHLTTSTPQKSRNSKSEQCDTNDCGYKNGTYRGVVLHKDGTELNVVYTVSSMQLGTGRTVRCVWLGVRRGAQPDAQLDLAPRHTTTASSLASTADNSLVLGNKSVSSRPQSMSLVSQCGEEQIAGEYNKHYVTLKQIGKGAYGCVKMAYRRSDRLLAVAKFILKEKVGAAFWTEAPDGRRLPLELSLLMTLEHPNIVRVIDVFENDKYFQMVMEKHGAGMDLFEFIERRPRLDEPLLSYIFRQIGQAVEYLHSHNILHRDIKDENVIIDNKFHVKLIDFGSATYMSKDTLFSTFYGTTEYCSPEVLAGNKYAGPELEMWSMGITLYVLTFLVNPFSDIEDIIQGPLTLPQIVSEDLEQLIRWMLCKDPVNRCSVAQLMAHPWIRQPVAINNYVFQDIVDCDRHEANPEMYFSGSLGSPRSGSQVSLADPHAKERSNPSEVVVRSGDKNVSRDEPKRSSVALHALSGERDAHSDNYSLRSSADILDISSKPVSEAALTDISSDATGHAACDIDYDCDPYECDSWDECEQDSFS from the exons ATGGAAATAGCTAAATATTCCAACTTACTCAG AGATGCTGTGAGCAATGCGGGGGACTGTACTCCACAAAAACCTAGATTAGGAAGATTTTTAGATACTTATTCCCCAGAACATCTTAATTTGACTCCAAAACCT AAAGACAAGTTTGCTTTGAACAAATTGACAAATGATAACTTCATTACCCTTACACCTGAACCATACACTAGTACCAATGATAAATGCAG GACTGTCAAGGCTAAGTATTTACAGAATGCCTGGAGAAATCGTTCATTTGAGGGCAATCAAAGTTTCCCACGTTTAAAGAATAAGGTGAGGCCTTTAAGAATGGATCTCGAAACTCCAAGTAAAGTGAAGCCTCCAGTAGACTTAGTCAGAG ttgatGGTCCAAATGGATTGCGTTTCAACACAACATTGGCGGCCGGCGATGTCTCGGGTGCCCCTACCCAATCTCAAACTGACCGTCTACAGCAATCCATCAATCCAAGCAAAGCTGTCTTCACTATTGAACCAAACACATCCAAA ATATTAATAGTAAACAGCAAAGCATGCTCTTTGCTTGGGTATTCGTCTGGGGAGCTATGTGATCTGCGTTTTTCGGACCTACTTAGAAAGAGAAGCTGTAAGACTTTCAGCTTGCATGAGGCAGAAGATGGGGATATATCAGAAGATGgaacaattattttacttagTGGAAAG GTAGTGGAACTTCTGTCAAAGAATGGTGGCTCTGTACAAGTATCTCTTTGGATAAGGCAATTGGATAATGACGGCCCATGTTTGGTAGTTGCAGAACCAGTTACATGCAAAAATGTTGTG CTAGCAATAGATGCAGACTCAGGTATCATAGTGTCGTGCGATGGCGACGACGCGGCGTTGTTGTTCCAAGCCGAGGCAGCGGACAAACTAATAGGGCTGCCCGTCGCGTCTCTCATACCCTCTCTGCAGCTGCCTTCTTACGAAGCACCTATACCGAAGAATGTCTCGAAACAGAAGGCGACTG GAAGAACATTAGATGGTGGCTCATTTCCACTTTGTCTTTGGATATCCAaacaaaataatcttgaatCTGCAACATGGTCATCTGTAAAGACTAACAAAGACAAGCCAATATTTATAGTTAATGTCAGG GTAACGTACAACGTCAGCGGTCTGCTGGTGGTGGACGAGAGCGGGCTGATCACGGCGTGCAACCAGCACTTCGCCATGCTGACGTTCGGCAAGGCGCAGTCGGAGGTGATCGGCCACCACATCGACGACGTCATACAGAACTTCTGCCGGGAGTGCGACCTGGTCACCGTCGACCGGAACAGGAACACTACTCTGTCGCCGGTCAACAATGACAATGATGATTCAG CTTCAGACACAGACGAAGATTCGTGCGGAGCATTCAACGGGAGTCAGAAATCAGCGTGCATGTCGTTGAATGTCCAGCAGTCTCTACTCTCCACCACAAGGGAGAAGTCATCCAGCGCTCTATGTCTCGACAAGTCCTACAGCCTCGTCACTCACACACCAACGCCTACTCAGGACATGGTCTCCAGTCTGAGCACCACTGAACAGCGGAATGACATGTCAGCTCTCCCTGACGTCACCTCCGGAATGTCAGGAATATCCATTGACGAAGAGAACTATTGCCAAAGCAGCATATCGAAGTCGCGATCGGAGAACATTCTGCGTTCCGAACAGAGCAACTCGATCAAACAAACTCCATCGAAGCAAATCGAGAAATCCGACTCTATTTACTACACTTCCCAGCATTCTCAAGAGGTTACACCTACTGGCAGCTCTTCAAAAGTGAGGGTAAACGATCCATCTTTGAGGTTATCATTTGATGCTGCTAAATACAAATCGATTAAAGTCAATCTCCAGGGGAAAGAAGATAAAAGCAGTATATCGTTGGATTTCTGCGATTCCAATGAGACGAGTGCCGATTTTCTTACGCCCATAAATGAGTTGCCGCCCTCTGGTTGTGAAATTGAAGATTTGCCGAAAACCAATGGAAATGACGAAAGCATCGATAGTTTGAGTAATGATATCGATTTGGAAACTCAAACTGAATCAGCACCGAGGAAAATTTATGATG ATGAGCCTCCCGATACCCCGTTCGTCAACAAACGCCTAGTGCGAGCGCATCTCACCACATCGACCCCGCAGAAGTCGCGCAACAGCAAGTCCGAGCAGTGCGACACAAACGACTGTGGATACAAGAATGGGACATATCGAGGCGTAGTGTTGCATAAAGATGGGACAGAGCTTA ATGTAGTGTACACCGTGTCGAGCATGCAGCTGGGCACGGGGCGCACGGTGCGCTGCGTGTGGCTCGGcgtgcggcgcggcgcgcagccCGACGCGCAGCTCGACCTGGCGCCCAGACACACCACCACCGCCTCCAGCCTCGCCTCCACCGCCGACAACTCGCTGGTGCTG GGTAATAAGTCTGTAAGCAGCAGGCCGCAGTCTATGTCACTAGTGAGCCAGTGTGGCGAGGAACAGATTGCTGGAGAATATAATAAACACTACGTCACATTAAAACAAATAG GCAAAGGTGCGTATGGGTGCGTAAAGATGGCGTACCGTCGCTCGGACCGCTTGCTGGCCGTGGCGAAGTTCATCCTCAAGGAGAAAGTGGGCGCGGCGTTCTGGACCGAAGCCCCCGACGGCCGCCGACTGCCCCTGGAGCTCAGCTTGCTCATGACCCTCGAACATCCTAATATT GTCCGGGTAATCGACGTGTTCGAGAACGACAAATACTTCCAAATGGTGATGGAGAAGCACGGCGCCGGCATGGACCTGTTCGAGTTCATCGAGAGACGCCCGCGCCTCGACGAGCCTTTGCTCAGTTATATCTTCAGACAG ATAGGTCAAGCTGTAGAGTATCTCCACTCTCACAACATCCTGCACCGCGACATCAAGGACGAAAACGTGATCATAGACAACAAGTTCCACGTCAAACTCATAGACTTCGGCTCCGCGACGTACATGAGCAAGGACACATTGTTCTCCACCTTCTATGGAACCACGGAGTATTGTAGCCCAGAGGTTTTAGCTGGCAACAA ATATGCGGGTCCAGAACTAGAGATGTGGTCGATGGGGATAACCTTGTACGTGCTGACGTTCCTCGTTAACCCCTTCTCCGATATCGAGGACATCATTCAGGGGCCGCTCACACTGCCGCAGATTGTGTCTGAAG atttagAACAACTCATCCGCTGGATGCTGTGCAAAGACCCGGTGAACAGGTGCTCGGTGGCTCAACTGATGGCTCATCCATGGATCCGTCAACCGGTCGCCATCAACAACTACGTGTTCCAAGACATTGTGGACTGTG ATCGCCACGAAGCGAACCCGGAAATGTACTTCAGTGGCAGCTTAGGGTCCCCGAGGAGTGGTTCCCAAGTATCGCTTGCTGATCCGCACGCCAAAG AGCGATCGAACCCCTCAGAAGTGGTGGTTCGTTCGGGAGACAAGAACGTGTCGCGCGACGAGCCCAAACGCAGCTCCGTCGCACTGCACGCACTGTCGGGCGAGCGAGACGCGCACTCCGACAACTATAGCTTACGATCTTCTGCTGAC ATATTAGATATATCATCGAAGCCGGTGTCGGAGGCGGCGTTGACGGACATCAGTTCTGACGCGACCGGCCACGCTGCGTGCGACATCGATTACGACTGCGACCCGTACGAATGCGACAGCTGGGACGAGTGCGAGCAGGACAGCTTCTCCTAA